The Macadamia integrifolia cultivar HAES 741 chromosome 4, SCU_Mint_v3, whole genome shotgun sequence genome contains the following window.
GTCACTGTGTGCAATGCAGTTGTGGGCTTGGGAATCTAAAGTAATTGAGAAACTGAACTTGCCTTTAGGTTCTACTCCTTATTATGTGCTTCTTACATCGAAAAAATTTCCATATCAATCTACTTTATTGTGTTTCCGTTGCAGTTTATACTGTACGCCAGCTTCTTTGGCAGTTTCTTGTTCAAGTATGCAATGCAGAAATAGTGTATTCACACTTGGAAATGTTACAGCACAATCTACCAGTGCTGGTTGCAAGGTTACATCATGTGCTTATGATGGCTTTGTGAATGGCACCATTTGGACAACGTGAGTTTGTCTTGTTATTTTGGTTTCTCCAGTTTTGCATTGGTTGAGACCTATTGGCTACTGAATGCTTTAATTTGTTTGTTTAGGTTGTCGACGTCCCTTCAACCTCGATGCCCAGGTAAAAGTCAAACCTGGTGTTTTCCAGAACTCTATATTTTCGCTCTGTATCATAATGGGAGTATCTATTTTGTTGTTTCTTGACACCTGATATCTATACATGTCACAGGGCCGCATCAATTTCCTCAGCTAATAGCCCCGCCCTCTGGTACGATCACAGATTCTGTATTGGCTCCAGCGCCTGGACCTTCTCAAGCAGGTGGTGTAGGCCCAACAACACCCAAGTCTTCAACTGTGCCAGGAACTGGGTTGCTTCCTAGTTCATCTCCAGCCAATGGTCCTATTGGAAGTACATCTGATGCTTTTCTCTTGAGAAATCCTTTGTCTAGTTTTGCAAGGGCAacaattttttgtctttttatcaAATTGATGGTGTTGATGGCATTGTAATCGTTTTCTCACTGAATACATGGCTAGAAGATGGGATTTTCTTGGCAGTTGCTTCATAATTGGTTGGGCCTACTTGTTGTATTTGCGTTCTCcacttttcttttgttgaaaaaTATATTGCCAGGCTAATTTTTCTGGATGTATCTGACCGAACAGGGAATTTTGTACTTCTGCTCTTCTAGAATTGTGTTTTTGGTTAATGCCTTTACTCTGTAGCCTTTTCCCTGGATGGTTGCCcttcttgtaatttattttcttgatcattcAGATTTTAAAAGCAGAATTTTTCGGTTGCTGGTTATGCAGttaaacttttcttcttcttcttcttcttctttttttttttttgtgaattttttgtATTCTCTATAGATTGGTGATCCAATTTCCATTTAATTTTCTGCATTTGAAttccataaaatattttaatctTTCTGCTCCTGAATAAAAATAACAGATAGAAAATTATTTCTGCTCTTATCTTGTGTTAATGAGACAACTGGTAGGTGACGAAATGTTAACTAACTTACCACTTATTCTTTTGTGGATATGTGTACTTTGAAGGACTGtagcttattttttattttttatcttttaaattATAACTGCCTCATGGTTGGTACATCTAGGGATGGACAAGGTAAAACTGCTTCTCTGCTTACCCTCTTCCCTAAATGTGTATATATGACCCTTGTTGTGTTAGGATTAGGTATGGTCCTTGAAAACATGCCTCTACCAGCCCCACTGCACCTTGGTTGCTTACTCTGTAAAATAGGCGAGGCTCATGCATTTGGTTTTTATGGATATGCGTGCAGTTTTCTTAGTACATAGATTTACAGTCTTAACTGTTATGCCATTATTTCTTATTTGGAAGCATACTTAAAGTGGTCTCGCGTCAGCATTTCGGAAGTTCAATTCAATGCCTTCCAGTAACACATAATTATGACTTTCCCCCCTTggttttggggggtggggggtgggctTGTTGTTGGATCCTTAATGGTGCGATATGtgcaattttttttaacaaatctGAAATTCAGCAGAATGAGTATCTTAAGTATCATTTATTGTTTAATTTGTCCCAACAATGTCTGCTGGTGCCATTTCTGCTTCTACTCTCTTACATAGTTGCTTGCCTCATTatccatttttctttatttatctaATTTTACATGTGCAGCCTTGAAATTCTAGTATTTCAGTTCTGTATCATGATGCTTTGTTGGTGAAAGTGTCTGAATATCATTTAAGTACTGACAACTAGTTTTTTGATATAGCTTTCTTGTACTTATGTTCTTGTTTCCTAGATTTTTAATAAATCTGATTATGTTCGTAGAATATCGTCCCTTAAGCTATGCAATTGCTTATTATGGGACCCTGCCGAGTGTTATGCATCTCATTTGAAGCATGGCACCCACTTTTGGTTGAGAAAAGCCTATCATATTTGTATACTTGGATATTGGCTTTCTTATTTAAGTTCACTAGATATTAGAGAACAAACTGCATGTGTTGGGCTTTCTAAGTGCACTGATTTCTATTATAAGAATCTTTTTGCAATTGTATTACTGGTGTGTTTGCTCTTCGgagaaataaacaaatgaattaTGCATGATCAAGAGAAACATAACCACATCAAGACTTGAGAGTAGAGTGTAGCATTATTTTTGAAATTGATGGCACTTCGTTGTCATAGGAATTGCATTTTTAAAATCCCACATGGCAACAATTGATGATTATTCCCATGAttacagcagcagcagtagcagtTTCCAAAGTGAGCGTGATGCATGTCTTTTAcaatagtttttatttatttatttattattattattaattgaaGAACGTACTCAACAAGAAAATAAGGGGAaacttaagtttttttttttttctggagaaTTGAAACCAATGAACTTAGATTGTTGATTGTCTACTAAAGCTAGTGGTTTTTCAGATTATGTTTGGACAAAGAAGAGCTCTAATGGTAGTTCCTTGAAAGAAGCTTCACAGTGAAGACCTATAATTTTTGCAGGAAAGCACAATTGTTTGGTAATAGCTTCCAATAAACACCTTATTGAAAACTGACTATCTTATTGAATCTAGATTTCATATAAGTTTGTCTTTCTTCTTAGGTTCTTTCGTTTCATTATGAGTGTCAAATACTAGTCTATAATGACTATTCTAACTTCTAAGTATTGGTTTGAATTCTAAATCCATTTGTAtaatatttttagtttttttctctGAAACCGTGGCATGCTGTGGATGCAATTGCCGACTGGGTGGATTCTGATCAGTTATTCTTGGTGGATTCCAAGTGGGTTTCTGTTGGATACCTGGCCTGTTTATCTGAACATATTTCTTCTATCTTCTTATTTGCAAGAACAGgtcatatttctctctgttTCTTACACCTATGACTTCCATATTCTCCCCTGTATCTCACATAGCTTTTTGATCTCATAAGTTTTAGATAActatttcttaccaaaaaaaaaaaaaaaagttttagatTACTACTTGGATTTGTtttaattgttataaatttataatataTAAGCGTCTAATCGGATCTCTTTGTTATGTGTTTATTATTGCATCTTTAAATCAATTAGCACATATTCTTAAGAAGCTATAGAGAGGTCATTGATCTGGAAAAATAGCAAAGAGAGAATATCCAAGAATAACACAAACTTTGAAAAGAATGTAAAGCTGGAAATTAGTGACTATGTTAGTTGTTTCTTGATTGGCTAGCTTTCTTGTAGAGGAGTATTTGACTAGTATGACTTGATAGAGTGAAAGCTTAGATTTGTTCGCATGTGATTTGACTGGTCATATTAATGAATGATGGGGAATTCATGAAAAAAAGGCCTAGAGTTAGAAGACGTGAGTAGGATTTGGGaagaaataaaacaatataTGAGGAGCACGTATCTACTGGAAGATATCAGAGGTTGACTAATCTCAGAGCACAAATCTTTGTCGTAAAACTCGGATCATAGTTGACCGAATTGATTGATTTGAATTGGAACTAGTCGGTGTTTATTCAAAGTAATTGTTATGATCCCATATCAGTCATAGGGGTGGATATGCATTGGTTTCCAATAGGGAATTGATTTGGGTTATTATGGTTTTAGGTCTCTACACCTTTTAAGTTGGTTTATGAGGTTGAATTTTTCTAGGATGGTATTGGATTATTAGTGGTGTCAGACCAATTGATCTTTAGTCCAACCCATGTGTAAAAGGGCGACATAGGGGAGACATGGTGGTAGAGTGAGAATCGCTTAAAAAGGACTATCTGTTTCGCAATGAGTCGTCGTTGACGTTGAGTTTGAAAACGTGATGGTAAATTAGGGTCCAATAACAATAATATGGGGATTGACTTCATAACGGTTTCTAGAAGGaaatgatgtgggttgatatgataTTGGTTTCACTCACATATATGACACATTGTTTCAAATTTTGGTAGCGGATCTCCCAGTTTTTGGTTATGAttgatttcaattctaattGCTCAAGAGtggccgattctagggtttttagccTAGATTGCTGAATTTCAAGTTTGGAGGGCCGAATCAAGGCTTTTTGGGATTGATTTAGGTTGGGGGTGTAAGTTTTGCACCGTTCTCGGATAGGGCCTAGGTTAGTCTTTTCAGTCTGTACGGAGTGTCTAGGTTGATTTTTCTcgtaattatatatatatatatatatatatatatgccttaATTATTATATAGTGAGTTTAAGTTGTTAAGCTGTTAGGATTATTTTAAGAGTGATTGATATTGATCGTCTctcttttgtattttcttttattttttatagtgcATGTGAGGAAACAAATGGTCAAAAATAAGGATTCGGCTCTTCTTAACATTTGGGCACAGGCTTTAAGATGCTTCAGAGCGTTGAATCTGTGTTGCCACCCCTTGTGCGCAATAGAAGAGTTTAACCTCAATTAGCATCAATCAGGGTCAATTTAACCCAGTCTGATCTGATTAAAGTCAATATGGCAAGGTTGGGCCGCAATGTCAGTGCTGGGGTTTGAAAAACCGTGTGTTTCCAATTTTATAATCCTTGCGCACACGGGATCACACTTCTTTTTGTGATAACACGTTCAAAGCTCAAACTCAACTCCATCTGCCAACTGCCAACAATGAAATTGCCCGCATGGGAGAGTCCAGTCacatttgatggtcaagagcaTCTTGGCATGCATCCTAAGGTGATTCAACTGTTAAAGACCCTTTCCCACGTAGGAGGGGATGTACAAACTACAAAGCAATTTCGGAAAGTACCCATTAATGATACAGGTTCGGTTCTGTAAAAGATAGGTATTCGTTCTCGTCCATgttctaaaacttggattggATCAATTAATATCCGTTAGATTAGAACAATATCAGCCTTGATCAATTCTTAATCTTGACCTTCCAGAATACACATGTATGGTCTAAGAGTAAGATCATaataaaaaactagagagagagagagagagttttaaaCCAGAGAGTTCATTAGGAAGTAGAATAATAATNNNNNNNNNNNNNNNNNNNNaaaaaaaaaaaaaaaaaaagaagcataacATTGAAGCTCATAAAGATCTTATTCAAATAGTGACAACCCTTTGTCAAAGGACCCCGATCAATGACGTGTAAGACAGTTTGACTCATTTTCACTCCAATTTCAATACCAGAAACTATGAAAGTCTAATCTCGATGCTAAATTCATTCACTGCGGCAGCTTATTGAATTTACGGTATCGATACTCCCCGTATGTCTTAGTTGAAAACTTAGCAGGGTTCTCATCATTCACCAGTAATAGATTGGGTCCAATTACAGATTCTGTTGGAGGGCAGCAAAATACAGCCCAGGACATTCTCTTTCGCTCCTTGTTCACCACACTCCTATGAAGAACACTCTTGTACTTCCCATTGCTTATTACCTGCACCATTATTTACAAATGCTAATATGTCTTGATCTAgatagataataataataataataaagttagGGTTAATTTGACCTCTATCTGGTCTCCAATGTGGAAAAGGAGAGAGTTTGGCACATAATCAACGGCTACCCAGTGGTCATCTTTCCATACTTGCAGGCCAGGGACATCGTTGGGGACAAGTATGGTGATTGCAGACATGTCTGTGTGTGGTTCCACTCCCAATGCCAATTCAGGTTGTGGGCATGGTGGATACATGTTTATCTTCATTTCTAGCTCCATCTCATCACCCCCCAAAATAGATTTCATAGTCTTCCCTTCCAAACCAAGCCCCTCAGATAGCAACTCCAAGACCTTATCAGTAACTCTCAGCACTTCCTTTGCGTATTCCTCATTCACTTCCCTGCATCAAATGCCATTGAGATTATGTCAAAACCTGTTATATTCTTCTTATTGAATTGAATTCGATTTGCATCATATGCATTTAGGGGTATCTGTATCCGGTCAGAGGGTTTTCGGATCTAGATTCAGATAATTTGGAACgcaataatattaataaaaataaattaagtaattcacccaaaaaaataaaaagattaagTAAGTAATGATCTAATGATCTAATGATCTTGAGGGTTTTTGATGATTCGATAGGTTTTAGAGAACAAGGAAAAGAGTTAAGACAATTGAGAGTAATGGATTGAGAGCAAAATCCGGGGGaaaagggaggggaggaggtCTGGTAATATTGGAAGTTAGAGATGTAAACGAATAATTGAAAAACTGGATTCAGTAGCTATTTAGGGACTAAAGATATACAAATCCGATCACATCTGATCCGTATTCAACCCGTTTACATTTCTATGAAAAAGATGAATGCATTAATTCGACATCCAATAATGTGTAAGAAAATTccgtattaaaaaaataatatattcatATAAATGGTGTGTCATCAATCATCAGCTTATGGGATCGGATCTTGAAGATAAGGGAAAAAATGGTAGTTTTCTCCATTTTAAAATCACATGAAAATGACCGGACACCAGCTCCAAGGGATTAATAAATAAGGGTTGTTATGTTTTGGCAGCATTATACCTTTTAAGTGGGATATGATTCACTCTCAACTCATGTTTCTCGTGTTTCTCACTTGTCTTAGgactgtttgattttgttttcataaatagttttttcatttttctgtgctcagaaatGAAAAAATACCCCTAAAACCGTTTgacttttttgtttctttttacttgtttttggaaacaaaaatagaaatttatgcctatttctgtgtttggaaacaggaatggagaaacaagttagacttgtttttttatttctacaaACAAGTGTGAacgaaaaaaattatgaaaaatccgatacttcactcgacctacccaaaccccaacccattgttgaaacttctcactAACCAAATGCGGCgattccaacctggttgtgcAAAGCCCACAATATCGGATTGGCTTCATCCTTTTGAAGCTCACAttcatgccttcactcgtgagttgcattcctacaacgtcatgccttcactcatgtcctGAACTCGACTAAACTGTGAAAAACGTTttaggaaacagaaaaatcaaacacctttttgcaattccaaaaaGCGTTTCTTTAAGAAACAAAaccatttctgctgtttctagacacagaaataggagaaacaaaatcaaacgaacCCTAATTCTTTTCATCATTGTTTATAATATGTAGTTACAACTACCCTTAAATGGATACAAATCAAGATCAAGATCATGACTAATAAATTTTTGGAGATgatgcacacacacacagggagagagagagagagagagaggtggttaCTCAAAACTGTAATTATAGTAGCATCGATCCATACCTATAAGCAGGAGGGTTTTGGGGCCATATTGCATAGTTGACCTTAGAAGTAGGCCATATATGATGGAAGAAATAATCAAGCCACTCCACCTTCTCATCATGGTTCTTAGTCATCTTTGTTCCATACCCATCAAACTTCCCAGCAGAAGGATCATTGgcatatttctctctctcttcctgtgGCAAATTGAAGAACTCTTCTCCAACCACTTGTAGCTGATGAATGAGTGAAGATGGAAAGCCATGGTcagtgagaagaaagaaaccccACTCTGAACATGCCTTTGACATCTCTTTCACAAGAACATCATCAGGTTGTGACATAGAGATAACAGGTACCTTGACTCCTTCAAGGGCTTTGCTGTTCTCCGGCCTCTCGTTCGCCGGACGAACAAACTGCACCGGTAGCTCTTTCAATACCCCTCCGTATGCCAAAGATTGCACCCTTTCCACCTCCATTGTTCCTCCAAGAGAGTTCTGAGCTGGTTATGTTAATACAAGTTGGGTTGAACATAACCTTACCTCTTGGGTCTATTTAAACACTACTGCACGTGCATGTATTTTCAGGGAGATACGAGACTGTTAGGTGCACTTCCCAAATACTCCCCACGTGTGCTTTCTATAGTTACCTCATTTATTGAGTGGGGGGATCGCCTCCCCAACTGGAGACGATTACTCCCcatgtgtttctattttttgcTGTTTAAAATATGTTTTGCTCGTATGCATTTTAAAGGTACAGGAAAAAAGGCAAACGACATGCATTCCCGTTCTAAATACATTCttattttttggcattttttaagaTTGGACTTGTTCAACATAATATCTACTTAATTgatcatctctctttctctttctcctgaACTCTGCTCAACTTGATTCTTTCGTCAACTTGATGTTAACTcaatggactatatttctcatgatatctccttcaactcaaatttaatGCATGGACccgaaattgagctataaactgaTACATTTACTAAAATGTATTTTTAAATGATGACTCCTAGCTCCAACTAAACATACATCACTCggagagtgtgttgactatgttgacaacaatgaacaacatcataactaagtcacattgctcaataagactttgacCATgagtggtgtatgaatttagaattggtgttggatgatattcaatgatatgtcttagaAATTATAATGAGACGAGAGATGTATATGCGTTAATGCTGGATATTGTATTTGTTTTGAATGTACCTGTACCGtccattttcctctctctctctctctctctttttgtacATCATGAGAGAGTTTAGTGTACATCTGATAGTTGGCAGCCTCTTGGGGAGTGCGCTTAGGTGCTGATGTGCGTACCCAAGGTGGTCTTAGTTGTCGGATGTGGCTGATCAGCTCTCTACTGTGtgggagaggatctgaatcctccTCTCACTCCCTTAATTATCTTATATTTATTCTAAACTTTCCTATTCAATGTGTCTTTGATAGTATCCCTAGAAAAACAAGCTTtcacctctccttctctttaaGGGTGTCAAAGGGTGTTAATGTGTATCGAATACTGAATATTGAATACCAaaatcgatacataccaaattACCGGGACCAAATTAGTTTGGGAATTTTCCAAACTAAGAATGAGCTTTAACGTGAATGTTAAAGAAGTGAGGCTTCAAGGTAGAAACGTGGAGGGAAGTAGTTGGAGAGTTGCAAATAATAGATTACTTCTTAAGAATTCTCAAGGAGTACTATCATGCAACTCAAACTACTTGAGACCAACCGCATTAGTGCCTAAAGAGACTCTTCATCCACCACAACTATAGTCGATTCTACTTGCCTACAAGGATCTCTTAGAATAACCAAAAGGATTGCTACCTATCCGTGCACAAGACATTCAATTTCCCTTAAAACATTGATGCGGACCAGTGTGCGTCAAGCCTTATAGGTATCCACATTATAAGAAGGTGGAGATTGAACGGTTGGTAAAGGAGATGTTATCCAATTGGTAATTCGACCGAACAATAGTCCCTAGTTCCACTCTTCCCCCGTGATATTGATCATGTGAGAATGTGTGTCGATTATCGAGCACTCAATATGACCACATCGATGAATTACTGGATGAGCTACATGGAGTCCGAATATTTTCAGAGCTCAATTTGCTATCGGGATACCGTCAGATTTGCGCTGTGCCTCAAGATATTTCTAAGATAACTTTTCGAACACGTCACGACCATTACGAGTTCTTGATAATGTCCTTCGACTTAACCAACGCGCCCTTGACATGCCAATCTCTCATGAATCAGGTATTTCATGATTATTTGAGAAAGTATATCCTTGTGTTTTTTGATGATATATTAGTTTATAGTCAATCATGGGAAGAAACACAAGGCATCTAGAAATAACATTAGCCACACTGTTACAAGTTATTTTTCGGTGCAATACCCTGGCTATATTATTTATGAAACAGGAGTTGTAGTAGATCCAGATAAGATCTCAACCATGACCAGCTCGCCCCAGCCTAAAACTCCAAAGGAGATGAGGGGATTCTTGGGCTTAATTGGTTATTACCGTAAAATTGCTTGACCACTTACCACTATGCTTAAGAAAGACTCCTTTAATTGGTCAATGGCAGCAGAGGAAACATTCCACAAGCTGAAAGAAGCCATGACTCAGAAACAGGGtttgatcccacgacctcctcctcTCGATTTTGTCCCGCATTTGAGAAGATATTTCGATGGATTTTGTGAAAGGTCAACCttttcaaaaggaaaaggaaagtcAGTGATCTATGTGGTGGTGGATCGGCTAACCAAATATGCTCATTTTATAGCCTTACCCTATCTTTATATAGCTTCGCACAAGTTTTCTAGGACCAGATGTTCAAACTTCATGGGATGCCGAGTACAATTTTCTGCGATCGGAATCCTACATTCACAAGCAAGTTGGGCTGAAAtgttcaacctttttttttctttttttgagagATAAAAGGCCTTTAATTATCTGAAGAAAGGACAACCAGTAGAGTTTGCAAACAACATATGAGAAATGGAGGGGGTGCATAGAACATAAGAGGGGGGGGGNNNNNNNNNNNNNNNNNNNNNNNNNNNNNNNNNNNNNNNNNNNNNNNNNNNNNNNNNNNNNNNNNNNNNNNNNNNNNNNNNNNNNNNNNNNNNNNNNNNNNNNNNNNNNNNNNNNNNNNNNNNNNNNNNNNNNNNNNNNNNNNNNNNNNNNNNNNNNNNNNNNNNNNNNNNNNNNNNNNNNNNNNNNNNNNNNNNNNNNNNNNNNNNNNNNNNNNNNNNNNNNNNNNNNNNNNNNNNNNNNNNNNNNNNNNNNNNNNNNNNNNNNNNNNNNNNNNNNNNNNNNNNNNNNNNNNNNNNNNNNNNNNNNNNNNNNNNNNNNNNNNNNNNNNNNNNNNNNNNNNNNNNNNNNNNNNNNNNNNNNNNNNNNNNNNNNNNNNNNNNNNNNNNNNNNNNNNNNNNNNNNNNNNNNNNNNNNNNNNNNNNNNNNNNNNNNNNNNNNNNNNNNNNNNNNNNNNNNNNNNNNNNNNNNNNNNNNNNNNNNNNNNNNNNNNNNNNNNNNNNNNNNNNNNNNNNNNNNNNNNNNNNNNNNNNNNNNNNNNNNNNNNNNNNNNNNNNNNNNNNNNNNNNNNNNNNNNNNNNNNNNNNNNNNNNNNNNNNNNNNNNNNNNNNNNNNNNNNNNNNNNNNNNNNNNNNNNNNNNNNNNNNNNNNNNNNNNNNNNNNNNNNNNNNNNNNNNNNNNNNNNNNNNNNNNNNNNNNNNNNNNNNNNNNNNNNNNNNNNNNNNNNNNNNNNNNNNNNNNNNNNNNNNNNNNNNNNNNNNNNNNNNNNNNNNNNNNNNNNNNNNNNNNNNNNNNNNNNNNNNNNNNNNNNNNNNNNNNNNNNNNNNNNNNNNNNNNNNNNNNNNNNNNNNNNNNNNNNNNNNNNNNNNNNNNNNNNNNNNNNNNNNNNNNNNNNNNNNNNNNNNNNNNNNNNNNNNNNNNNNNNNNNNNNNNNNNNNNNNNNNNNNNNNNNNNNNNNNNNNNNNNNNNNNNNNNNNNNNNNNNNNNNNNNNNNNNNNNNNNNNNNNNNNNNNNNNNNNNNNNNNNNNNNNNNNNNNNNNNNNNNNNNNNNNNNNNNNNNNNNNNNNNNNNNNNNNNNNNNNNNNNNNNNNNNNNNNNNNNNNNNNNNNNNNNNNNNNNNNNNNNNNNNNNNNNNNNNNNNNNNNNNNNNNNNNNNNNNNNNNNNNNNNNNNNNNNNNNNNNNNNNNNNNNNNNNNNNNNNNNNNNNNNNNNNNNNNNNNNNNNNNNNNNNNNNNNNNNNNNNNNNNNNNNNNNNNNNNNNNNNNNNNNNNNNNNNNNNNNNNNNNNNNNNNNNNNNNNNNNNNNNNNNNNNNNNNNNNNNNNNNNNNNNNNNNNNNNNNNNNNNNNNNNNNNNNNNNNNNNNNNNNNNNNNNNNNNNNNNNNNNNNNNNNNNNNNNNNNNNNNNNNNNNNNNNNNNNNNNNNNNNNNNNNNNNNNNNNNNNNNNNNNNNNNNNNNNNNNNNNNNNNNNNNNNNNNNNNNNNNNNNNNNNNNNNNNNNNNNNNNNNNNNNNNNNNNNNNNNNNNNNNNNNNNNNNNNNNNNNNNNNNNNNNNNNNNNNNNNNNNNNNNNNNNNNNNNNNNNNNNNNNNNNNNNNNNNNNNNNNNNNNNNNNNNNNNNNNNNNNNNNNNNNNNNNNNNNNNNNNNNNNNNNNNNNNNNNNNNNNNNNNNNNNNNNNNNNNNNNNNNNNNNNNNNNNNNNNNNNNNNNNNNNNNNNNNNNNNNNNNNNNNNNNNNNNNNNNNNNNNNNNNNNNNNNNNNNNNNNNNNNNNNNNNNNNNNNNNNNNNNNNNNNNNNNNNNNNNNNNNNNNNNNNNNNNNNNNNNNNNNNNNNNNNNNNNNNNNNNNNNNNNNNNNNNNNNNNNNNNNNNNNNNNNNNNNNNNNNNNNNNNNNNNNNNNNNNNNNNNNNNNNNNNNNNNNNNNNNNNNNNNNNNNNNNNNNNNNNNNNNNNNNNNNNNNNNNNNNNNNNNNNNNNNNNNNNNNNNNNNNNNNNNNNNNNNNNNNNNNNNNNNNNNNNNNNNNNNNNNNNNNNNNNNNNNNNNNNNNNNNNNNNNNNNNNNNNNNNNNNNNNNNNNNNNNNNNNNNNNNNNNNNNNNNNNNNNNNNNNNNNNNNNNNNNNNNNNNNNNNNNNNNNNNNNNNNNNNNNNNNNNNNNNNNNNNNNNNNNNNNNNNNNNNNNNNNNNNNNNNNNNNNNNNNNNNNNNNNNNNNNNNNNNNNNNNNNNNNNNNNNNNNNNNNNNNNNNNNNNNNNNNNNNNNNNNNNNNNNNNNNNNNNNNNNNNNNNNNNNNNNNNNNNNNNNNNNNNNNNNNNNNNNNNNNNNNNNNNNNNNNNNNNNNNNNNNNNNNNNNNNNNNNNNNNNNNNNNNNNNNNNNNNNNNNNNNNNNNNNNNNNNNNNNNNNNNNNNNNNNNNNNNNNNNNNNNNNNNNNNNNNNNNNNNNNNNNNNNNNNNNNNNNNNNNNNNNNNNNNNNNNNNNNNNNNNNNNNNNNNNNNNNNNNNNNNNNNNNNNNNNNNNNNNNNNNNNNNNNNNNNNNNNNNNNNNNNNNNNNNNNNNNNNNNNNNNNNNNN
Protein-coding sequences here:
- the LOC122076177 gene encoding flavonol synthase/flavanone 3-hydroxylase-like, with product MEVERVQSLAYGGVLKELPVQFVRPANERPENSKALEGVKVPVISMSQPDDVLVKEMSKACSEWGFFLLTDHGFPSSLIHQLQVVGEEFFNLPQEEREKYANDPSAGKFDGYGTKMTKNHDEKVEWLDYFFHHIWPTSKVNYAIWPQNPPAYREVNEEYAKEVLRVTDKVLELLSEGLGLEGKTMKSILGGDEMELEMKINMYPPCPQPELALGVEPHTDMSAITILVPNDVPGLQVWKDDHWVAVDYVPNSLLFHIGDQIEVISNGKYKSVLHRSVVNKERKRMSWAVFCCPPTESVIGPNLLLVNDENPAKFSTKTYGEYRYRKFNKLPQ